A genomic segment from Bradyrhizobium diazoefficiens USDA 110 encodes:
- a CDS encoding tripartite tricarboxylate transporter substrate binding protein BugD, whose translation MISPVLKRLSVAAAVVAFATAAFAQDFPKRPITMIVPFAAGGTSDVIARTVAEQMSVALGQTIVIENVAGAGGSTALARASRAEPDGYTIAIGNAGTNAATYTIYPKLPFTPDSFVPIAMVAKTFGIIAVRKDFPAKDLKEFIAYARANPAKINLGHAGVGSSNYLICKSFVTAAGIDATLVGYRGAAPALTDAIGSQIDGVCDAAASVSQSINEKLVRGLVVGSTVRLATLPELPTSAEAGLPEFEAQGWNGLFAPKGTPPAVIARLNAAARTAVETDAVKKRFADLSTVAPDDNEHTPELLQQLVTRDVEKYRKMLADDAKQ comes from the coding sequence GTGATTTCACCCGTGCTGAAGCGGCTGTCGGTCGCTGCCGCCGTCGTTGCGTTCGCTACGGCCGCGTTCGCCCAGGATTTCCCCAAGCGTCCGATCACCATGATCGTGCCGTTCGCGGCCGGCGGCACCTCGGACGTGATCGCGCGCACCGTCGCCGAGCAGATGAGCGTTGCGCTCGGCCAGACCATCGTGATCGAGAACGTTGCGGGTGCCGGCGGTTCGACCGCACTGGCACGTGCCTCCCGCGCCGAGCCCGACGGCTACACGATTGCGATCGGCAATGCCGGCACCAATGCCGCGACCTACACGATCTATCCGAAGCTGCCGTTCACGCCGGACTCCTTCGTGCCGATCGCGATGGTGGCGAAGACGTTCGGCATCATCGCCGTGCGCAAGGATTTTCCGGCGAAGGACCTCAAGGAGTTCATCGCCTACGCCAGGGCCAATCCGGCCAAGATCAATCTCGGCCATGCCGGCGTCGGCTCCTCGAACTATTTGATCTGCAAGAGCTTCGTCACCGCCGCCGGGATCGACGCGACGTTGGTCGGCTATCGCGGCGCGGCCCCTGCGCTGACCGATGCGATCGGCAGCCAGATCGACGGCGTCTGCGATGCCGCAGCCTCGGTCTCGCAGTCGATCAACGAGAAGCTGGTGAGGGGGCTCGTGGTCGGCTCGACCGTGCGGCTCGCGACACTGCCCGAGCTGCCCACGTCAGCCGAAGCCGGCCTGCCTGAGTTCGAGGCGCAGGGCTGGAACGGCCTGTTCGCGCCCAAGGGCACGCCGCCGGCCGTCATCGCCAGGCTGAATGCGGCGGCGCGCACCGCGGTCGAGACCGATGCGGTGAAGAAGCGCTTTGCCGACCTGTCAACCGTTGCGCCCGACGACAACGAGCATACGCCGGAGCTGCTTCAGCAACTGGTGACGCGCGACGTCGAGAAATACCGGAAGATGCTGGCGGACGACGCCAAGCAATAG
- a CDS encoding acyltransferase family protein, whose amino-acid sequence MMTMSHSATIGAEAHAAPKSKTRNVSLDRARTFLTLVVLLHHAVIPYTYFGHTDPKYFFGFDMIVLATDSFFMAMFFFLSGLFAWSGIARKGARSYLADRLLRLGLPFAICALTVIPLAYYAISLRHHPEIGFSEFWWNMVTKGPWPSGPIWFLWVLFAFDLVACLLHRLSPNLLDPINRLSLYGRRRPAVFFALMLAVTAAFYIPGRVHFGAGSWFEFGPFSVQHGRVMLYATYFFFGAGIGVAQMDRGLLAADGRMARVSWDWMVLAIVPYCLLWVLIFIKREILGNPSPLPDWYEALYAICFTVFSVAIMFLILAFFQRFKQSGSAKLLDPMQSDAYGMFLVHYPIALWLQYWLFDYDLPAIVKATLGFVLTVAASWALTRALRQIPGATKVL is encoded by the coding sequence ATGATGACGATGTCACATTCAGCGACGATCGGTGCAGAGGCTCACGCCGCGCCGAAGAGCAAGACGCGCAATGTGTCGCTCGATCGCGCCCGCACCTTCCTGACACTGGTGGTGCTGCTGCATCACGCGGTGATCCCCTATACTTATTTCGGTCATACCGATCCGAAGTACTTCTTCGGCTTCGACATGATCGTGCTCGCCACCGACAGTTTCTTCATGGCGATGTTCTTCTTCCTGTCGGGACTGTTCGCCTGGTCTGGTATCGCCCGGAAGGGAGCGCGGAGCTATTTGGCAGATCGCCTGCTTCGGCTGGGCTTACCCTTCGCGATCTGCGCCCTTACGGTCATTCCGCTCGCCTATTACGCGATCTCCCTGCGGCACCATCCCGAGATCGGCTTTTCGGAGTTCTGGTGGAATATGGTCACGAAGGGCCCGTGGCCGAGCGGGCCGATCTGGTTCCTTTGGGTCTTGTTCGCCTTCGACCTGGTTGCCTGCCTGTTGCACCGGCTGTCGCCCAATCTGCTCGATCCGATCAATCGCCTCTCGCTATATGGTCGCCGTCGGCCCGCCGTGTTCTTCGCGCTTATGCTTGCCGTCACCGCGGCGTTCTACATTCCCGGGCGGGTTCACTTCGGAGCAGGCAGTTGGTTCGAGTTCGGGCCGTTCTCGGTCCAGCACGGGCGCGTGATGCTCTACGCGACCTATTTCTTTTTCGGTGCCGGCATCGGCGTTGCGCAAATGGATCGCGGGCTGCTCGCTGCAGACGGCCGGATGGCGAGGGTCAGCTGGGACTGGATGGTACTGGCGATCGTTCCCTATTGCCTCTTGTGGGTGCTGATCTTCATCAAGCGCGAAATCCTGGGCAACCCGTCGCCGTTGCCGGACTGGTATGAAGCGCTCTATGCCATCTGCTTCACTGTCTTCAGCGTCGCCATCATGTTTCTGATCCTGGCCTTTTTCCAGAGGTTCAAGCAATCAGGCTCAGCCAAGCTGCTCGATCCAATGCAGAGCGACGCGTACGGCATGTTCCTGGTGCACTATCCGATCGCACTGTGGCTGCAATACTGGCTGTTCGACTACGACCTGCCGGCGATCGTCAAGGCCACGCTCGGGTTTGTACTGACAGTCGCGGCGAGCTGGGCGCTGACGCGAGCGTTGCGGCAGATCCCGGGCGCGACGAAGGTGCTTTGA
- a CDS encoding DMT family transporter → MPQSTSGAGRTTASASTPLSSMAATGARSWRDYALLFALACCWSSTYPLAKLALDTIPPITFISARSLIAAAFLFAILWIRGVRIPTDAKAWKLFATQQLINSTFPFLVITWSQQYVPASNTVVLASTTPIFAFLITSLITRHEPATLLKLAGAILGLAGTVAIVGLDALGGFGREIVAEIAILLATISFACATIFGLRLSDYDPMVVAAGSLLFGGLILLPPSLIIDQPWTLHPTFQAIVATIVMGIVSSALGLMLFYVCLGRLGTLTTNAQGYLRIPIGVGLSVVLLGESVPSNLALGLLLVMAGVAAMTVPAERLKLR, encoded by the coding sequence GTGCCGCAGAGCACATCGGGGGCGGGTCGCACGACGGCGTCCGCATCAACGCCGCTGTCGTCCATGGCCGCCACCGGCGCACGCAGCTGGCGCGACTATGCGCTGCTCTTCGCGCTCGCCTGCTGCTGGAGCTCCACTTATCCGCTGGCCAAGCTCGCGCTGGACACCATTCCGCCCATCACCTTCATCTCGGCGCGTTCGCTGATCGCGGCCGCCTTCCTGTTCGCGATCCTGTGGATACGAGGCGTCAGGATCCCGACCGATGCGAAGGCCTGGAAGCTGTTCGCAACCCAGCAGCTGATCAACTCGACCTTCCCGTTCCTGGTCATCACCTGGTCGCAGCAATATGTGCCGGCGTCCAACACGGTGGTGCTGGCCTCGACTACGCCGATCTTCGCCTTCCTGATCACCTCGCTGATCACGCGGCACGAGCCGGCCACGCTGTTGAAGCTCGCGGGCGCGATCCTCGGCCTCGCCGGCACCGTCGCCATCGTCGGCCTCGATGCGCTCGGCGGCTTCGGCCGCGAGATCGTCGCGGAGATCGCGATCCTGCTCGCCACCATCTCCTTTGCCTGCGCGACGATCTTCGGCCTCCGGCTATCCGACTACGACCCGATGGTGGTGGCGGCCGGCTCGCTGCTGTTCGGCGGCCTCATCCTGCTCCCGCCCTCGCTGATCATCGATCAGCCCTGGACGCTGCACCCGACGTTTCAGGCGATCGTCGCCACCATCGTCATGGGCATCGTCTCCAGCGCGTTGGGGTTGATGCTGTTCTACGTCTGCCTCGGCCGGCTCGGCACACTGACCACGAATGCGCAAGGCTATTTGCGCATTCCGATCGGCGTCGGTCTTTCGGTGGTGCTGCTCGGAGAGAGCGTGCCGTCGAACCTCGCCCTGGGCTTGCTGCTGGTCATGGCCGGCGTCGCGGCGATGACGGTGCCGGCCGAGCGGCTGAAGCTGCGCTAG
- the egtD gene encoding L-histidine N(alpha)-methyltransferase codes for MNVHASALAEAHLPDEQTTAFAREAIEDLSQQPKKLSPKYFYDATGSELFEAITRLPEYYPTRTELSILKERGSEIAKIIPEHAALVEFGAGATTKVRLLLNHCRFAAYVPVDISGDFLNAQANGLKRDFPSLGIYPVAADFTTPFELPRAVASMPKVGFFPGSTIGNFEPHEAQAFLKSARQILGKGAQMIIGADLEKDERVLHDAYNDAAGVTARFNLNVLVRINRELGGNFDLSAFTHRAIYNRERHRIEMHLISKKNQTVRLLGTSFSFRPGESIHTENSYKYSLERFAALAHGAGWRVRESWTDAAKMFSVHALQVAE; via the coding sequence ATGAATGTGCACGCCAGCGCTTTGGCCGAAGCCCATCTTCCCGACGAGCAGACCACCGCTTTCGCCCGCGAGGCCATCGAGGACCTCTCGCAGCAGCCGAAAAAGCTGTCGCCGAAATACTTCTACGACGCGACCGGCTCGGAGCTGTTCGAGGCGATCACGCGTCTGCCGGAATATTATCCGACGCGCACCGAGCTATCGATCCTGAAGGAGCGCGGCAGCGAGATCGCAAAGATCATTCCGGAGCATGCGGCGCTGGTCGAGTTCGGCGCCGGCGCGACCACGAAGGTCCGCCTGCTGCTGAACCACTGCCGATTCGCCGCCTATGTCCCCGTCGATATCTCCGGCGACTTCTTGAACGCGCAGGCGAACGGCCTGAAGCGGGACTTCCCCTCGCTCGGCATCTATCCGGTGGCGGCCGACTTCACCACGCCGTTCGAGCTGCCCAGGGCGGTCGCATCGATGCCCAAGGTCGGCTTCTTCCCGGGTTCGACCATCGGCAATTTCGAGCCGCATGAGGCGCAGGCTTTTCTGAAGAGCGCGCGCCAGATCCTGGGCAAGGGCGCGCAGATGATCATCGGCGCCGACCTCGAGAAGGACGAGCGCGTGCTCCACGACGCCTACAACGATGCGGCCGGCGTCACCGCGCGCTTCAACCTCAATGTGCTGGTGCGGATCAACCGCGAGCTCGGCGGCAATTTCGACCTCTCCGCCTTCACCCATCGCGCCATCTACAATCGCGAGCGGCACCGCATCGAGATGCACCTGATCAGCAAGAAGAACCAGACCGTGCGCCTGCTCGGCACCAGCTTCTCGTTCCGCCCCGGTGAGAGCATCCACACCGAAAACAGCTACAAATACAGCCTCGAGCGCTTCGCCGCGCTGGCCCACGGCGCCGGCTGGCGGGTGCGCGAGAGCTGGACGGATGCGGCGAAGATGTTCTCGGTGCATGCGCTGCAGGTTGCGGAATAA
- a CDS encoding BolA family protein produces the protein MPMDAHDIEAMIKAAIPDAEVTIRDLAGDGDHYAATVISESFRGKSRVQQHQIVYQSLRGQMGGVLHALALQTGVPGT, from the coding sequence ATGCCCATGGACGCCCACGATATCGAGGCGATGATCAAGGCAGCGATCCCCGATGCCGAGGTGACGATCCGTGACCTCGCCGGCGATGGCGACCACTATGCCGCGACCGTGATCTCGGAATCCTTCCGCGGCAAGTCCCGCGTCCAGCAGCACCAGATCGTCTATCAGTCCCTGCGCGGCCAGATGGGCGGCGTGCTGCATGCGCTGGCGCTGCAAACCGGGGTACCCGGCACCTGA
- a CDS encoding low temperature requirement protein A, whose amino-acid sequence MAADNPRGAMFRVILPNQPSRVTNAELFFDLVFVFAVTQVSHTLLHHFTPLGAVEVTLLFLAVWWVWVYTAWVTNWLNPDLTPVRILIFLMMLGGLVLSTTIPTAFDGRGLWFAIAYATMQVGRTAFWLFATPRHRTAVRHNAIRILVWLSGSAIFWILGGLAHGEERLWFWIVALTIEYISPAVRFWVPKLGFSSVEAWAVEGGHMAERCAGFIIIALGEAVVVNGATFAELEWTADNILAFVSALTGAIAMWWIYFHKGAEAGSERISKSAESGRLARLAYTYLHMPIVAGIILTAVSDELVLKHPTGHSDVRTIVSTIGGPLVFLVGTILFKHAIRGFLQLSHGIGIILLAALWWFAAELSPLWLSVATTVIMIVVAVWESVSLGSKPEEAEEH is encoded by the coding sequence ATGGCTGCGGACAATCCGCGCGGCGCGATGTTTCGCGTCATCCTGCCGAACCAGCCCAGCCGCGTCACCAATGCCGAGCTGTTCTTCGATCTCGTCTTCGTCTTTGCCGTCACGCAGGTGTCGCACACGCTGCTGCACCATTTCACGCCGCTCGGCGCGGTCGAGGTCACGCTGCTGTTCCTGGCGGTGTGGTGGGTGTGGGTCTACACCGCCTGGGTCACCAACTGGCTCAATCCCGATCTGACGCCGGTCCGAATCCTGATCTTCCTGATGATGCTGGGCGGCCTCGTGCTGTCGACGACGATCCCGACCGCCTTCGATGGCCGCGGTCTCTGGTTCGCGATCGCCTATGCAACCATGCAGGTCGGACGCACCGCGTTCTGGCTGTTCGCGACCCCGCGCCACCGCACGGCAGTGCGGCACAACGCGATCCGCATCCTGGTCTGGCTCTCCGGCTCAGCGATCTTCTGGATTCTCGGCGGCCTCGCGCACGGGGAGGAGAGGCTATGGTTCTGGATCGTGGCGCTCACGATCGAATATATCTCGCCCGCCGTGCGATTCTGGGTGCCGAAGCTGGGATTCTCCTCGGTCGAAGCCTGGGCCGTCGAGGGCGGCCACATGGCCGAGCGCTGCGCCGGCTTCATCATCATCGCGCTCGGCGAGGCCGTCGTCGTCAACGGCGCGACCTTTGCCGAGTTGGAGTGGACCGCGGACAACATCCTGGCCTTCGTCTCGGCGCTCACCGGCGCCATCGCGATGTGGTGGATCTATTTCCACAAGGGCGCGGAGGCCGGCTCCGAGCGCATCTCGAAATCCGCAGAATCCGGCCGGCTGGCGCGGCTCGCCTACACCTATCTGCACATGCCGATCGTCGCCGGCATCATCCTGACCGCGGTGTCGGACGAACTGGTGCTGAAGCATCCGACCGGCCATTCCGACGTCCGCACCATCGTGAGCACGATCGGCGGCCCGCTGGTGTTCCTGGTCGGCACCATCCTGTTCAAGCACGCGATCCGCGGCTTCCTCCAGCTCTCGCACGGCATCGGCATCATCCTGCTCGCGGCGCTGTGGTGGTTCGCGGCGGAGCTCTCGCCGCTATGGCTGTCGGTCGCGACCACGGTGATCATGATTGTGGTCGCGGTGTGGGAATCGGTGTCGCTAGGATCGAAGCCCGAAGAGGCCGAGGAGCACTGA
- the egtB gene encoding ergothioneine biosynthesis protein EgtB produces the protein MEPGNANNVLLSCLEKNVTKQASATAPAPLSSPSSAPGKLAQRLQDAFLAVRNETERRAAPLSPEDQQIQSMPDASPAKWHRAHTTWFWEQFLLGEHCQGYQPFHPDFAFLFNSYYVSAGPRHARNHRGDITRPGASEVGAYRRYVDAAVVKFFREAGEDKLRAIAPLVEVGLNHEQQHQELMFTDILHAFAQNPVYPAYDPDWRFPSATRTGDDWLILNEGIHTVGHVDDSFHFDNEKPAHRALVGPVKIARNLVTNGEWLAFMRDGGYANATLWLMDGFAVVSKEDWQAPGHWREVDGAWQVMTLAGLKPVDPDAPVCHVSYYEADAFARWAGKHLPTEMEWEVAARAGQLNDAFGIVWQWTRSSYSPYPGYRAIEGALGEYNGKFMVNQLVLRGSSLATPEGHSRITYRNFFYPHHRWQFTGLRLADYN, from the coding sequence CGGCCCCCGCCCCGCTTTCGTCACCGTCCTCCGCCCCAGGCAAGCTCGCCCAGCGGCTTCAGGACGCCTTTCTCGCCGTCCGCAACGAGACCGAGCGCCGGGCCGCGCCGCTGTCGCCCGAGGACCAGCAGATCCAGTCCATGCCGGATGCGAGCCCCGCGAAATGGCACCGGGCCCACACCACCTGGTTCTGGGAGCAGTTTTTGCTCGGCGAGCATTGCCAGGGCTATCAGCCCTTCCACCCCGATTTCGCCTTCCTGTTCAATTCCTATTACGTCAGCGCCGGCCCCCGTCATGCCCGGAATCACCGCGGAGACATCACCCGGCCCGGTGCCAGCGAGGTCGGCGCCTATCGCAGATACGTTGATGCGGCGGTCGTCAAATTCTTCCGCGAGGCCGGTGAGGACAAGCTCCGTGCCATCGCGCCACTGGTCGAGGTCGGGCTCAATCACGAGCAGCAGCATCAGGAATTGATGTTCACCGACATCCTGCACGCCTTTGCGCAGAATCCGGTCTATCCGGCCTACGATCCGGACTGGCGCTTTCCATCCGCGACGCGCACCGGCGATGACTGGTTGATCCTCAACGAAGGCATCCACACCGTCGGCCATGTCGACGACAGTTTTCATTTCGACAATGAGAAGCCGGCGCATCGCGCCCTCGTCGGCCCGGTCAAGATCGCACGCAATCTCGTCACCAATGGCGAATGGCTCGCCTTCATGCGCGACGGTGGCTACGCGAACGCAACGCTGTGGCTGATGGACGGCTTTGCTGTGGTCAGCAAGGAAGACTGGCAGGCGCCGGGCCATTGGCGCGAGGTCGATGGCGCCTGGCAGGTGATGACGCTCGCCGGCCTCAAGCCGGTCGATCCCGACGCGCCGGTCTGCCACGTCAGCTACTACGAGGCCGACGCGTTCGCGCGCTGGGCCGGAAAACATCTGCCGACCGAGATGGAGTGGGAGGTCGCTGCGCGCGCCGGCCAACTCAACGATGCCTTCGGCATCGTCTGGCAGTGGACACGGTCGTCCTACTCGCCCTACCCCGGCTACCGCGCCATCGAAGGCGCGCTCGGCGAATACAACGGCAAGTTCATGGTCAACCAGCTGGTGCTGCGCGGCTCCTCGCTTGCAACCCCGGAGGGGCATAGCCGTATTACTTATCGCAACTTCTTCTATCCGCACCACCGCTGGCAATTTACGGGACTGCGGCTCGCCGATTACAACTAG
- a CDS encoding DUF1328 domain-containing protein produces MTILKWALIFLLVSIVAGVLGFTGISAASADIARFLFYVFVVIFLVLLILGLTIFRA; encoded by the coding sequence ATGACGATCCTGAAATGGGCGCTGATCTTTCTCTTGGTCTCGATCGTGGCTGGCGTGCTCGGCTTCACCGGCATCTCGGCCGCCTCCGCCGACATCGCCCGCTTCCTGTTCTACGTCTTCGTCGTGATCTTCCTGGTGCTGCTGATATTGGGGCTCACGATCTTCAGGGCGTAG
- the purL gene encoding phosphoribosylformylglycinamidine synthase subunit PurL, with translation MKNEPKITPELVAAHGLKPDEYERILKLIGREPTFTELGIFSAMWNEHCSYKSSRIHLRGLPTKAPWVIQGPGENAGVIDIGDGQAVVFKMESHNHPSYIEPYQGATTGVGGILRDVFTMGARPIACLNALSFGAPEHAKTRHLVSGVVAGVGGYGNSFGVPTVGGQVRFHTRYDGNILVNAMAVGLADADKIFYAAASGVNMPIVYLGSKTGRDGIHGASMASAEFDDKSEEKRPTVQVGDPFAEKLLLEACLEIMEKGCVIAIQDMGAAGLTCSAVEMGAKGDLGVDLDLDAVPTRETGMSAYEMMLSESQERMLMVLKPEKEKEAEAIFKKWGLDFAVVGYTTPSKRFVVKHGGDVMADLPIKELGDEAPLYDRPHVPSAALPVVHAREVMAPMGVGSALEKLIGTPDMCSKRWVWEQYDHVILGNTMQRPGGDAAVVRVQDGPKGLALTVDVTPRYCEADPFEGGKQAVAEAWRNITAVGGKPLAITDNLNFGNPERPEIMGQFVGCLKGISEACRTLDFPVVSGNVSLYNETNGRAILPTPSIGGVGLLDDFTKSASLAFKAEGEAILLIGETHGWLGQSVYLRDICGREEGAPPPVDLAAEKRNGDCVRGMIHAGTATAVHDLSDGGLLIALAEMAMASGIGAKLLAAPTSLVSQAYWFGEDQARYLVTVPETEAGRVLAKMRGCEVPCVRIGTTGGDAIAIAGEAPVTIDKLRTSFERWLPEYMGGKAA, from the coding sequence ATGAAGAACGAACCCAAGATCACCCCCGAACTGGTTGCCGCCCACGGGCTCAAGCCCGATGAGTACGAGCGCATCCTGAAGCTGATCGGGCGGGAGCCGACCTTCACCGAGCTCGGCATCTTCTCGGCGATGTGGAACGAGCATTGCTCGTACAAGTCCTCGCGCATCCATCTGCGCGGCCTGCCGACCAAGGCGCCCTGGGTGATCCAGGGCCCCGGCGAGAATGCCGGCGTGATCGACATCGGCGACGGCCAGGCCGTGGTCTTCAAGATGGAGAGCCACAACCACCCGAGCTACATCGAACCCTACCAGGGCGCGACCACCGGCGTCGGCGGCATTTTGCGCGACGTCTTCACGATGGGCGCACGGCCGATCGCCTGCCTCAATGCGCTGAGCTTCGGCGCGCCCGAGCATGCCAAGACCCGGCACCTCGTCTCCGGCGTCGTCGCCGGCGTCGGCGGCTACGGCAATTCCTTCGGCGTGCCGACGGTCGGCGGCCAGGTCCGTTTTCACACCCGTTATGACGGCAACATCCTCGTCAACGCGATGGCCGTGGGCCTCGCCGATGCCGACAAGATCTTCTATGCGGCCGCCTCCGGCGTGAACATGCCGATCGTCTATCTGGGCTCCAAGACCGGCCGCGACGGCATCCACGGCGCCTCGATGGCCTCGGCCGAGTTCGACGACAAGTCCGAGGAGAAGCGCCCCACCGTGCAGGTCGGCGATCCCTTCGCCGAGAAGCTTTTGCTCGAGGCGTGCCTCGAGATCATGGAGAAGGGCTGCGTCATCGCGATCCAGGACATGGGCGCGGCGGGGCTGACCTGCTCGGCGGTCGAGATGGGCGCCAAGGGCGACCTCGGGGTCGATCTCGATCTCGACGCGGTGCCGACCCGCGAGACCGGCATGAGCGCCTATGAGATGATGCTCTCGGAGAGCCAGGAGCGCATGCTCATGGTGCTCAAGCCCGAGAAGGAGAAGGAAGCCGAGGCCATCTTCAAGAAGTGGGGGCTCGACTTCGCCGTGGTCGGCTACACCACGCCGAGCAAGCGTTTCGTGGTCAAGCATGGCGGCGACGTCATGGCCGACCTGCCGATCAAGGAGCTCGGCGACGAGGCGCCGCTCTATGACCGGCCGCATGTCCCCTCCGCCGCGCTGCCGGTCGTGCACGCGCGCGAGGTGATGGCACCGATGGGCGTAGGTAGCGCGCTGGAGAAGCTGATCGGCACGCCCGACATGTGCTCTAAGCGCTGGGTCTGGGAGCAGTACGACCACGTCATCCTCGGCAACACCATGCAGCGCCCCGGAGGCGATGCCGCCGTGGTGCGCGTGCAGGATGGCCCGAAGGGCCTGGCGCTGACCGTCGACGTCACGCCGCGCTATTGCGAGGCCGATCCGTTCGAGGGCGGCAAGCAGGCGGTGGCGGAAGCCTGGCGCAACATCACCGCGGTCGGCGGCAAGCCGCTCGCGATCACCGACAATCTCAACTTCGGCAATCCTGAACGGCCCGAGATCATGGGCCAGTTCGTCGGCTGCCTGAAGGGCATCTCGGAAGCCTGCCGCACGCTGGACTTCCCGGTCGTCTCCGGCAACGTCTCGCTCTACAACGAGACCAACGGCCGCGCGATCCTGCCGACGCCCTCGATCGGCGGCGTCGGTCTGCTCGACGATTTCACCAAGTCCGCTTCGCTCGCCTTCAAGGCCGAGGGCGAGGCGATCCTCTTGATCGGCGAGACCCATGGCTGGCTCGGCCAGTCGGTGTACCTGCGCGACATCTGCGGTCGCGAGGAGGGCGCGCCGCCGCCGGTCGACCTCGCTGCCGAGAAGCGCAACGGCGACTGCGTGCGCGGCATGATCCATGCGGGCACCGCGACCGCCGTGCACGACCTCTCGGACGGCGGCCTCCTGATCGCGCTCGCCGAGATGGCGATGGCGAGCGGCATCGGCGCAAAGCTGCTGGCGGCGCCGACTTCGCTTGTCTCGCAGGCCTATTGGTTCGGCGAGGACCAGGCGCGCTATCTCGTCACCGTGCCGGAAACGGAGGCCGGCCGCGTGCTCGCCAAGATGCGCGGCTGCGAGGTGCCCTGCGTGCGGATCGGCACCACCGGGGGCGATGCGATCGCGATCGCCGGCGAAGCGCCGGTAACGATCGATAAGCTGCGCACCTCGTTCGAGCGCTGGCTGCCGGAGTATATGGGCGGGAAGGCGGCGTAG
- a CDS encoding DUF427 domain-containing protein, whose amino-acid sequence MKLPGPDHPITITPNPKRVRVTAGDIVIAETSKALTLKEAKYPAVQYVPRQDANMTLLERTDRVTHCPYKGDASYYSIKADGKTLDNAIWTYETPFPAMAEISGHLAFYPDKVKIEEVG is encoded by the coding sequence ATGAAGCTTCCAGGGCCCGACCACCCCATCACCATCACCCCAAACCCGAAGCGCGTCCGCGTCACGGCGGGCGACATCGTGATCGCCGAGACCAGCAAGGCGCTGACGCTGAAGGAGGCCAAATATCCGGCGGTGCAATATGTACCGCGACAGGATGCCAACATGACGCTGCTGGAGCGCACCGACCGTGTCACCCATTGCCCCTACAAGGGCGACGCGAGCTATTACAGCATCAAGGCCGACGGCAAGACGCTCGACAACGCGATCTGGACCTATGAAACGCCCTTCCCCGCGATGGCGGAGATTTCCGGCCACCTCGCCTTCTATCCGGACAAGGTGAAGATCGAGGAAGTGGGGTAG
- a CDS encoding PaaI family thioesterase gives MHELTKTAAPPRPELHVATEGEFKGWQTWIRDSFENHIGPFWHRLEADGSVRCAFRVEKKHLNGSGNVHGGCFMAFADYCLFAIGRNALNGRGVTVNFACEFLDAGHEGELIECTGEVSRAGGSLIFLRGQMASGERLLFTFSGTIKRAKRKSLPQPNA, from the coding sequence TTGCACGAATTGACCAAAACGGCTGCTCCGCCCCGCCCCGAGCTGCATGTCGCGACCGAGGGTGAGTTCAAGGGCTGGCAGACCTGGATCAGGGACAGCTTTGAGAACCATATCGGCCCCTTCTGGCACCGCCTGGAGGCGGACGGCAGCGTCCGCTGCGCCTTCCGGGTCGAAAAGAAGCACCTGAACGGCTCCGGCAACGTCCATGGCGGCTGCTTCATGGCCTTCGCCGACTACTGCCTGTTCGCGATCGGCCGGAACGCGCTGAACGGCCGCGGCGTGACGGTCAATTTCGCCTGCGAGTTCCTGGATGCCGGGCATGAGGGCGAGCTGATCGAGTGCACCGGCGAGGTCAGCCGCGCGGGTGGTTCGCTGATCTTCCTGCGCGGGCAGATGGCCTCCGGCGAGCGCCTGCTGTTCACCTTTTCCGGGACGATCAAGCGGGCCAAGCGGAAGTCGCTCCCTCAGCCAAACGCATAG